The Chiloscyllium plagiosum isolate BGI_BamShark_2017 chromosome 20, ASM401019v2, whole genome shotgun sequence genome has a window encoding:
- the LOC122560249 gene encoding osteoclast stimulatory transmembrane protein-like, with amino-acid sequence MHKYRILEKPFSCGSKWAQKMKEFMRFAWVTYSKPTPDDWRELLVLFLLCSSICAIIGGLLYNWMFSSLKYGSLASNIITCIFTGAMFLLLFLVHPVRCVFTMVIPTLGSKQGRDLLFSTCFMLSAINIIPNFMGNIKMILQVMQCIALTSAQSLVNSTNFLKQIKLSMDKDIAYLFEQISKSNVVSKSKAEWRVNSDIEMLAIKNHLQVIGNEIQGNLSTIQGIFDETTLNTNRVLAGFVFFYLSLTSAWYLKGYLTDLQFDNVYITSRLAQLMQTDKAKLMQLGRTSSKKLIKSTGLKMSPDETARCVKQFVICTVFLALSAIFIAADFIVFNLTSNILLQIAVLPPVPITLELTFVVNMVIPLITSRSLINRKPQFHWDFIFVSDVCTFHPSYPNIKVICIVCLLHTIAYMTVFLETYALRIRRKISAAFFEQREVERINYLHQKILTDSEHQFENKTAVFSVSEQCNVTFE; translated from the exons ATGCACAA ATACCGTATTTTGGAGAAACCCTTTTCCTGTGGGAGTAAATGGGCTCAGAAAATGAAGGAATTCATGCGGTTTGCATGGGTTACTTACTCTAAACCTACTCCAGATGACTGGAGAGAACTACTTGTCCTCTTTCTGTTATGTTCCAGTATATGTGCAATCATTGGTGGACTATTGTATAATTGGATGTTTTCATCTCTGAAATATGGATCATTGGCATCCAATATAATAACTTGCATATTCACGGGTGCCATGTTTCTGCTTCTCTTCCTGGTCCATCCTGTACGTTGCGTGTTCACAATGGTGATCCCCACATTAGGTTCTAAGCAAGGTCGTGATTTGCTCTTCTCCACGTGTTTCATGCTCAGTGCCATCAACATAATACCCAACTTTATGGGCAATATCAAGATGATTCTTCAAGTGATGCAGTGCATTGCTCTGACCTCAGCGCAAAGCCTTGTGAACTCAACAAACTTTCTTAAGCAGATTAAATTATCAATGGATAAAGATATAGCCTATCTCTTTGAACAAATCTCAAAGAGCAATGTGGTTTCAAAGTCGAAAGCAGAATGGCGTGTTAATTCAGACATCGAAATGTTAGCAATCAAGAATCATCTACAAGTTATTGGCAATGAAATCCAAGGCAACCTTTCAACAATTCAGGGCATATTTGATGAGACCACTTTGAATACCAACAGAGTATTAGCTGGCTTTGTTTTCTTCTATCTGTCTCTAACATCAGCTTGGTATCTCAAGGGCTATCTGACAGATCTGCAGTTCGACAATGTCTATATAACTAGCAGGCTGGCTCAGCTTATGCAGACAGACAAGGCGAAGCTTATGCAACTTGGTCGGACTTCCAGTAAAAAGCTAATCAAATCCACAGGGTTGAAGATGTCCCCGGATGAGACAGCCAGATGTGTGAAGCAATTTGTGATTTGTACAGTGTTCCTGGCCTTGTCTGCAATTTTCATTGCAGCAGATTTCATTGTCTTCAACctgacctcaaacatcctgcTTCAGATTGCTGTTCTTCCACCTGTACCTATCACGTTGGAGCTTACATTTGTT GTAAATATGGTGATTCCATTAATTACATCCCGATCTCTAATAAACCGAAAACCACAATTCCACTGGGATTTCATCTTTGTTTCTGATGTTTGCACGTTCCACCCATCTTACCCTAACATCAAGGTCATCTGTATTGTCTGCCTGCTCCACACTATTGCTTATATGACAGTGTTTTTGGAAACCTATGCTTTACGTATACGAAGGAAAATTTCGGCAGCTTTCTTTGAACAGCGAGAAGTCGAAAGAATCAACTATTTGCACCAAAAAATTTTGACAGATTCAGAACATCAATTTGAAAACAAGACTGCTGTCTTCTCTGTGTCCGAACAATGCAATGTGACCTTTGAATAG